The sequence CGTTTATTTAAGCCCCGGCCAGGGCACGCTCGCTCCTCAAATAATCGGCCTCGATCAAGGAAAAGTCTCTCTGGTGCTGTTCTCCCAGGCCGCAAACGGCCTTTTTCACCTCGGCTACGATCCGGCGTCCGGGTCATGGAGCGAGCCGCTTAAAATCGGCAGCTCCTACAAGAGCAAGCGGGCCAGCGCGGTTTTCGACCCCGGCTCCCGCAGGCTCCACGTAGTGTACACTGATTCAACATTCGCCCTCAGGCACCGCTGGCTGGCCGCCCCCTACGCAGACGAAAACTGGTATCCGCCGCTCTCGGAAGCGGGCAATCTGGTTTCAACGATAGCCGGAGCCGATACTGGCGATGACGATCTCAGCCTGTCGGTCAATCCTGGTACCAATCCCGCTACGCTGGCATTGCTGCACAGGGGACCTGACGAGTATCTGCGCCTGCGCTATTACGATGGGCGGGAATGGATAAAAAAGGAGATCAATGTCGGCGCCAATGACCAGGAACTGAGCTGTGACGAGGTCTCGGCGGTTGCCGATTTTTCACAGGGCCTGGCCTTTGTCTACTGGTGCCGGTGGCGCAGCCCCTCGACAGCCGGCAGGCGGAATAAGATCGGTTGCGTCCGGTTCGGACTCATTAAAGACGTGGCCGGGCTGTTCCGCTGACAGATGGCGAATCCGCTGTCCTTGACCCTTTTAAGCCGGCTTGGTATGATTGATGCCGGCCTCGACAGAAACCGTCAATGAACACCTGCGAGCAGCGATGAGGATCCTGGTAATCGGCGCCACCGGCCACGTGGGCACATACCTCGTGCCGCGGCTGGTACGGGCCGGACACGAACTGGTTGCCATCAGCCGTGGCCGTCACCAACCGTATACGCCCGATCCAGCCTGGGAACAGGTCGAAAAGGTGCAGATCGACCGCGAGGCCGGGGACAGGGCGGGGACATTCGGCGCGACGGTGGCCGGCACCGGCGCCGAGGTGGTGATCGACCTGATCCTGTTCCACCCGGAGAGTGTCGGGCAGTTGATCGAATCCCTGGCAGGCAGAATTGTCCAGTATGTCTACTGCGGCACAATGTGGGTTTACGGCTCTCTCCAGCTGGCGCCCACCACGGAGAATGACCCGCGCGCGGCCGAGGACTCCTACGGACGCGAGAAAGCGGAAATCGAGCGGATGTTGACCCGGGCGGCCCACAGCGGCAATTTCCCGGCCAGCACCATCCATCCGGGACATATCGTGGGGCCCGGCTGGCCGCCGATCAATCCCGCGGGGAACCTCAATCCGCATGTCTGGGAAAAGCTGGGCCGGGGCGAGCGGCTGGTACTGCCGGACCACGGCCTGGCCACGCTGCACCACGTCCATGCCGATGATGTCGCCCAGGGGCTGCAACTGGCGGCCGAAAACCCGGACAAGGCTGTCGGGGAGAGTTTCAATGTGGTCAGCCCCCAGGCGGTCACCCTGCGGGGGTTCAGCCGCGAGGTGGCGAGCTGGTTCGGCAGGGAAGCCAACCTCTCCTACCGGGACTGGGGCGAGTGGCGGAAGTACGAAAGCAAGGAAGATATCGAGGCCACCTGGGAGCATATCCGCAACAGCCCCTGCGGATCTATCGAGAAAGCGCGGCGGGTGCTGGGCTACAAGCCGCAATATTCCACCAGCGGGATGATCCGCGAGTCGCTGGCCTGGCTGATCGCCAACGGCCGTGTCGACCTGCCCCCGCTGGATTAGCGTTACCGATTCATTGGCGCTCCGCTTCGTCTTCCTTTTCCCGAGGCCTGAGTGAAAGATCAACCCGCCCTGATCTACAACCTGTTCCCCCGGCTGGCCGGGCCGTTCACCACCTGGCGGCTCCATCTCGAACGCGCCGCCGCGATGGGTTTCAACTGGTTGTTTATCAACCCGGTCTCTATCCCCGGATTTTCCGGCAGCCTCTACGCGGTCAAGGATTTTTATCAATTCAACCCCCTGTTTGTCGATACGGAGTCGACGCTCAGCCCCACCCGCCAGTTCGCGCAAATGGTCGAGCAGGCTCACAGCCTGGGGCTGCGCGTGATGGTGGACCTGGTGATCAACCACACCGCAATCGACAGTCCGCTGGTTAAAGAACACCCCGGCTGGTACAAACGCGACCAAAAGGGCAAGATCAAAAACCCCGGCGCTTACGAAGACGGGAAACTGGTGGCGCTCTGGGGCGATCTGGCCGAAGTCGACAACACCAGAAGCGCCGACCGCGACAACTTGTGGGAATACTGGCGGCAGCTTGTGCAGTTCTGGCTGGGGCTGGGCGTGGACGGGTTCCGCTGCGACGCCGCCTACAAGATACCGTCCGCACTCTGGCGGCACCTGATCGGCCGGGCACGGGAAAGCGCTCCGGCAACCGGCTGGTTCGCCGAAAGCCTCGGCTGTACTATCGAGCAGGTGGTGGAACTGGCCGAAAGCGGATTCGACTACGTGTTCAACAGCAGCAAATACTGGGACTGGCGTGAGAGCTGGTGCCTCGACCAGTACGAGCAGAGCCGCCAGTTGGCCCCCTCGGTCAGTTTCCCCGAAAGCCACGACACACCCCGGCTGGCGAAGGAGTTGAAAGGCGACCCGGCCGCCATCGGTCAGCGCTACCTGTTCGAGGCCCTGTTCAGCACGGGGGTGATGATCCCGCTCGGTTTCGAGTTCGCTTTCCGCAAAAAAACCGACGTGGTCCACACAACTCCGGATGACTGGGAAGCGACCGGAGTCGACCTGAGCGGGTTTATCCGCGCGGTCAACGAGTTCAAACTGGCGAACGATATTTTTTGCCGGGAACACCCGACTTATTCGTTCGGCCTGGCCGATGGTACCGGCGACGTGGCCGGAGTACTTAAACTGGCGGCTGAAAACGGCCCCGGCGCACTGCTGATGATCAACCGCAGCAGTTCTGATACCCAGCACGTTGTGGTGGAAAATCTTCGCCAGGCCCTGCCCGGCGGGCCGGAGATTCGCCTGGTGGTCCCCGGAGAGAAAGTTCGATCAGAGGTTGTCGAGGGTGAGCGTTTCGAGGCCGATCTCCCGCCAGCGGCATTGTGGCTGCTGATGCGCGATTCCAGCTAGAGCTAATGTCAGATGTTTTTTCTTTTTGTAAAGGCAAGAAAACTCTAAGAATGGTACAGAAATACTTCCTTTGTTAAAGAAAATCGTAGGGGCGACACATGTGTCGCCCGTCAACTTGTGCGCCTGTTGTATGCTTTGCGGGCGAGGCATGCCTCGCCCCTACAAGGAAAGGAACAGCCCTTGGAAGAATAACCAATCGAATAATTATTTTGACAACCGCTATAAACTGCTTCTATAACGCAAGGGAGTCGGACCATGAAACGCGCACTCCTGCTATCAATGCTTGCTGTTGTGTTTACGGTCTTCAGCGCTCCCGCCGCCCGGGCTGACTTCCTGGATGAGCTGGAGGGCGCGTCCTACATGGAAGAGGGGATCGTCTACGCTAAAATCGGCGAGCGGGATTAAAAGAAAAAAAACGCTTAAGAGCTTTTTGGGGATGGTCCTTTGGAGGATTTATTTTTTTAAGTTTTTGCATCTCTCCCGAAAGAGATTTCAGTTCCTGGATAATTGCATTTATATCGCGAAGAATGAATTTGATCAATTTAACGAAAATGTAAAAGCTGTAAGCGAGAATGAGAAAAAGCCCTATGCATTGGATATTAAGATTATCCAGAAAGACCAATACTTGATTAATAGACATTTTATCCCCCCAGTTACGGGGATTTGGCAGGCACTAAATTAGGGAGACATAAAGTGTATTTTGTGAAAAAAGGTTAAACTTCCATATTGTAATCACTTAAAGCTCGAAAAATGAGCAATTATCAATTGCATAACTGGAGGATTCACTTTGACTATGCTATAAAAATGACAGTTGTCAAGGATTTTTTTAAGGCGTTTCATAAGTTGTTGCTACAATACAAGTTACCAATAAATCTAATTTTTTACCCCAACTTTAAAAAAATAAATGCAATTTCTCTGCCAAACTAAAAAATCTCTATCATAAATCCCTATGTGTTTAAATTACATATAGATAACAAAAAAGGCAGCCATTAAGAATTAAGAAGATTTTACACAATACTTAAAATCTTTATAGTTCTTTTGCTCTATTGTGAAGTTTTTTACCAAATAAAGAGCACTAAAATGCAAGTAAATACTTATTGATCGATAAAAAACATCAAAGCCACAAGGTTTATACAAATAATGCCAAGCGAGATCTACAGAGAAGCAGCGACAGCTGGCGCGCCGATAGTGGACCTGGTTCAGTTTTCCGCCCGATTTCGCCCCACCACCCGCGCGATGGAACAGTTTATCGATAAGCATCTCAGGTAAACTTTATAATCACAACTCCGGGAGCAATCCAATGAGCAAAACTCACAACCGCCGCGATTTCTTCCAGTTAGCCCTGGGCGGAGGTACAGCCGCGGGTCTGCTGGCCGGAACCCTGGCCTCTCCTTCCTACGCCCAGCTCAAAAGGGACGGGGCAGCTGCCATCCGTCAGGCGGACGAGGCTAAACTAATGGCCGACGTGGTAATCGTGGGCGGAGGTCCCAGCGGCGTGACGGCGGCGCTGGCCGCAGCCCGCAACGGCAGCTCGGTGGTCCTGGTGCAGAACAGGCCGGTGCTGGGCGGCAACTCGTCGAGCGAGGTGCGGATGCATATCGTGGGCGCCAACAACAACCTCCCAGACGCGCGCGAGACCGGCATTATCGAGGAACTCCGGCTTGAGAACCAGGTGCGTAACCCCCAGCGCTCCGCATCGATGTGGGACCTGCTGCTCTGGGAGAAAACGTGGTACCATCCCCGGATCACCCTGCTGCTGAACACAGTGATGGACTCCTGCCGGACCGACAGCGGGCTGATCCGCTCGATCAGTTGCTACCAGATGACCACCCAGACCCGCTTCGAGATCGAGGGAGCGCTGTTCGCCGACTGCACCGGCGACGGGACCCTGGGCTATCTGGCGGGTAATCCCTGGCGGCAGGGCCAGGAGGGCAAAGCGGAGTACGGCGAGTCGATGGCCCCGGATGAGCCGACCCCCTACACGATGGGTTCCAGCCTGCTGTTCCAGGGGCGCGACATGGGACGGCCCGTGCCGTTTATCGCTCCCGACTGGGCGCACAAGTACCCGACCCACGAGTCGCTGGGCAGAAACCCCGGCAGCCCCGAATATGGCTACTGGTGGATCGAGTGGGGCGGGATGCTGGACACGATCAAGGACGACGACCGGATCAGGGAG comes from Candidatus Glassbacteria bacterium and encodes:
- a CDS encoding NAD-dependent epimerase/dehydratase family protein yields the protein MRILVIGATGHVGTYLVPRLVRAGHELVAISRGRHQPYTPDPAWEQVEKVQIDREAGDRAGTFGATVAGTGAEVVIDLILFHPESVGQLIESLAGRIVQYVYCGTMWVYGSLQLAPTTENDPRAAEDSYGREKAEIERMLTRAAHSGNFPASTIHPGHIVGPGWPPINPAGNLNPHVWEKLGRGERLVLPDHGLATLHHVHADDVAQGLQLAAENPDKAVGESFNVVSPQAVTLRGFSREVASWFGREANLSYRDWGEWRKYESKEDIEATWEHIRNSPCGSIEKARRVLGYKPQYSTSGMIRESLAWLIANGRVDLPPLD
- a CDS encoding alpha-amylase, which encodes MKDQPALIYNLFPRLAGPFTTWRLHLERAAAMGFNWLFINPVSIPGFSGSLYAVKDFYQFNPLFVDTESTLSPTRQFAQMVEQAHSLGLRVMVDLVINHTAIDSPLVKEHPGWYKRDQKGKIKNPGAYEDGKLVALWGDLAEVDNTRSADRDNLWEYWRQLVQFWLGLGVDGFRCDAAYKIPSALWRHLIGRARESAPATGWFAESLGCTIEQVVELAESGFDYVFNSSKYWDWRESWCLDQYEQSRQLAPSVSFPESHDTPRLAKELKGDPAAIGQRYLFEALFSTGVMIPLGFEFAFRKKTDVVHTTPDDWEATGVDLSGFIRAVNEFKLANDIFCREHPTYSFGLADGTGDVAGVLKLAAENGPGALLMINRSSSDTQHVVVENLRQALPGGPEIRLVVPGEKVRSEVVEGERFEADLPPAALWLLMRDSS